From a single Bacteroidia bacterium genomic region:
- a CDS encoding TonB-dependent receptor → MNNCFRAWLFFVAILLTGTLQAQENPLVSGRFEGVLFSEFVNAIEQQTHFHFYYDESVPDSFRVSGDFKETPLTEVLTYVFQSTPLKYALYHGDVFITPNAAIHTSISSSYLGAEPVPNNEEETDLSILEFIQSLDDLSNQQQKQVLTIGKSSQVTAGGKATLSGKIKNVFTGESIIGATILHEASRTGAMSDALGNYEITIPTGRVQLTVSSMGMLPAVRELLIYGDGELDIELKEEVTTLKEVVIEAERGGNVTKTQMGQEKMDIKSIKQLPSLLGEVDVLKAILTLPGVQSSGENATGLNVRGGSTGQNLILFNQAPIYNSAHLFGVFSVFNPEVIKEVELYKSGVPAKYGGRISSVLEVNSKDGNKKQMTGSGGIGLVSGRLLLEGPIVKEKLSFLVSGRSTYSDWLLSRIPNEEINSSRASFYDIHTRFTYEKDKKNSFSVSSYFSEDQFSFRNDTAYQYSNFNTMAKWKRIFSEKLFGEFTGGFSQYKYRISYDGVPVNAFESRYKINQSIGKADFHYYLKNHTFSFGLNGDFYRLSPVSVSPLGPASLVAENAIADEQALETAVYLGDQIKLGNRLSLYGAIRYSFFHNLGPGLVNQYAPNLPMTQDNITGTQSYGKNELIKFYHGPEFRASGRFLLNGSTSVKLSYQRMRQYIHMLSNTISISPTDIWKLSDYHILPEVGDQFSFGLFRNLKSNTIETSAEVYYKTTDNFLDYRDGAQLFLNRNIETDIIATSGTAYGVELMIRKVTGKFNGWLAYTYSRSLLQTEAVSGRESINFGRKYPSSFDKPHDITLVSNYKFSRRFSFSFNFTYSTGRPVTLPLGKYDLYEAERLFFSGRNQYRIPDYYRADVSLNFEGNHKVKKILHSSWSVAVYNITGRDNAYSVFYRTEGGYVRGYQLSIFGEPIPTITYNFRF, encoded by the coding sequence ATGAATAACTGTTTTCGCGCCTGGCTTTTTTTCGTAGCCATCCTGCTTACCGGAACATTACAGGCTCAGGAAAATCCGCTTGTCTCCGGCAGGTTTGAAGGTGTGCTTTTTAGCGAATTTGTCAACGCGATCGAACAACAAACACACTTCCATTTTTATTATGATGAATCTGTCCCTGATAGTTTTCGGGTTTCCGGTGATTTTAAGGAGACGCCATTGACGGAAGTGCTTACCTATGTTTTTCAATCTACTCCATTGAAATATGCCCTGTATCACGGCGATGTGTTTATTACGCCCAATGCGGCTATTCATACGTCTATCTCTTCCTCGTACCTGGGGGCTGAGCCGGTTCCAAACAACGAGGAAGAAACAGACCTGTCCATTCTGGAATTTATCCAGTCCCTTGATGATCTCAGCAACCAGCAACAAAAGCAGGTACTGACCATCGGAAAATCTTCACAGGTAACTGCGGGAGGCAAGGCAACCCTATCTGGGAAAATCAAAAATGTTTTTACCGGCGAGTCTATTATCGGGGCAACAATTCTCCATGAAGCTTCCAGAACAGGGGCGATGAGTGATGCGCTGGGCAACTATGAAATCACAATTCCGACAGGGCGGGTACAGTTGACCGTGTCCAGTATGGGGATGTTGCCAGCAGTTCGGGAATTGCTCATCTACGGAGATGGAGAACTGGATATTGAATTGAAGGAAGAGGTTACCACGCTAAAAGAAGTGGTCATTGAAGCCGAAAGAGGCGGCAATGTCACCAAAACGCAAATGGGTCAGGAAAAAATGGACATCAAATCCATCAAACAACTGCCATCTCTGCTGGGAGAAGTCGATGTGTTAAAGGCGATCCTGACTTTGCCGGGTGTTCAGTCTTCGGGAGAAAATGCCACCGGTTTAAACGTTAGAGGAGGCTCTACCGGCCAAAACCTGATCTTGTTCAATCAGGCACCTATATATAACTCTGCGCACTTATTTGGGGTGTTTTCGGTTTTTAACCCTGAAGTGATCAAAGAAGTCGAATTGTATAAAAGCGGTGTTCCTGCGAAATATGGCGGCAGAATATCTTCTGTGCTGGAGGTCAACTCCAAAGACGGAAACAAAAAGCAAATGACCGGTTCGGGGGGCATTGGCCTGGTGTCGGGCAGGTTACTGCTGGAAGGGCCCATCGTAAAAGAAAAATTGTCTTTTCTGGTCAGTGGCCGCTCAACATACTCAGACTGGCTTTTGTCGCGAATCCCCAATGAAGAGATCAATAGCAGCCGTGCCTCATTTTACGACATCCATACCCGGTTTACCTACGAAAAAGATAAAAAAAACAGCTTCTCTGTTTCTTCTTATTTCAGCGAAGACCAATTCAGCTTCCGCAATGATACCGCCTATCAGTACAGTAATTTTAATACAATGGCGAAGTGGAAGCGCATCTTCAGCGAAAAACTTTTTGGTGAATTTACCGGTGGGTTTTCGCAATACAAGTACAGAATCAGCTACGACGGAGTGCCTGTCAATGCCTTTGAATCGCGATACAAAATCAATCAATCGATCGGAAAAGCAGACTTCCATTATTACCTGAAAAATCATACTTTTTCCTTTGGGCTGAATGGAGATTTTTACCGTCTGAGCCCTGTAAGCGTTTCTCCTTTGGGACCGGCTTCTCTGGTGGCAGAAAATGCGATTGCAGATGAACAGGCATTGGAAACGGCGGTTTATCTGGGGGATCAGATTAAGCTGGGCAACCGGCTATCGCTGTATGGGGCCATAAGATATTCTTTTTTCCACAATCTGGGCCCGGGTTTGGTCAACCAATATGCCCCCAATCTGCCCATGACCCAGGACAATATTACTGGCACTCAAAGTTATGGGAAAAATGAGTTGATTAAATTTTACCACGGCCCCGAATTTCGCGCTTCAGGGCGATTTTTGCTAAACGGGAGCACGTCGGTAAAGCTGAGTTATCAGCGGATGCGGCAATATATTCACATGTTGTCCAATACCATAAGTATCTCTCCCACAGATATCTGGAAGCTGAGTGACTATCATATTTTGCCCGAGGTTGGCGATCAGTTTTCCTTCGGGTTATTCCGAAACCTGAAATCCAATACCATTGAAACTTCTGCCGAAGTTTATTATAAAACCACTGATAATTTTCTGGATTACCGGGATGGGGCGCAATTGTTTCTCAACCGCAATATAGAAACGGATATTATCGCGACTTCAGGTACCGCTTACGGAGTCGAGCTCATGATCCGGAAGGTAACGGGTAAATTTAACGGCTGGCTGGCCTATACCTATTCCCGGTCTTTACTTCAGACTGAGGCGGTTTCAGGCCGGGAGTCCATTAATTTTGGGCGAAAATATCCCAGTAGTTTTGACAAACCGCATGATATCACGCTGGTAAGTAATTATAAATTTAGCAGAAGGTTTAGTTTCTCCTTCAACTTTACCTACAGTACGGGCCGCCCGGTTACCTTGCCATTGGGTAAATACGACCTCTACGAAGCCGAAAGATTGTTTTTCTCCGGACGAAACCAATACCGGATTCCCGACTACTACCGGGCGGATGTTTCGCTCAATTTCGAAGGCAATCACAAGGTCAAAAAAATCCTTCACAGCTCCTGGTCAGTGGCGGTTTATAATATTACCGGAAGGGATAATGCGTATTCCGTTTTTTACCGCACAGAGGGCGGGTATGTCAGGGGATATCAACTTTCCATTTTTGGGGAACCTATTCCCACGATCACTTATAACTTTAGATTTTGA
- a CDS encoding phosphatidylglycerol lysyltransferase domain-containing protein, with protein MQNLLSSIRNYSKTILQVAFGLLCVVLGIYFIRHEQSELHKVSTSIQAADPVWVVTGLLLLAAFVVVQGMMYKVSFAAIRQNIKLSTGISLYLKRNLVSVFLPAGMLTNMLFFNEEVEKKEGVSKTQTYFASSIFSICSILSSVIIGIPALGWLLIKSSVSGNLIWGMLLTVLMLAGVFLIVINLVQKGRLYQFLARKVPGVVERIDELTSGTMDFQKFWQVVALSLVIELIGIAHLYVAIIALGGTPTGEMAIIGYAIVLLLLMSSPFLRGIGAIEVALTYALTLFGLSTVMALSVAFLFRFFEFWSVLVLGVFALVAQRDNLLVRILPAVLIFFLGLVNIFSSLSPAVPERLKLLSEVIPLDAIHASTWLVLLAGLMMLAISIYLLRGLRNAWILALVLSGSSLIAHLTKGIDWEEATLALITFASLIYQHKHYFIKPDLKLAKRSLIPGLIAAVTVILFGTIGFYFLNPRHFNVEFTLWESFKEAVTTFFLLNIDLYPRTVFGKEFLYGMHILGGTTMIFVIFLLLRPLVRHPRNTVEEERQRALTLVEKYGKSSLDYFKTYQDKKYWFSPEVDGFISFKTSRNYAIVLENPVCADDAALSALVLGFDIWCRQNGLRTAYYRIPESSKSVYEKLGKKLMPIGDEAVVNLETFTIQGKDKSAIRNAINKLSKQGYTFHVNEPPQSGAFLQQLRAVSDGWLKDMKRTEIVFSQGLFDENELKQQQILSLQNPEGKIAGFINLIPDYTLGEANFDLMRKTEDAPNGTMDFLFVRMFEHLRDIGFKSCNMGMVPMSGIDEPKNLQERVIKLAYERIHQFGHYKNLRSFKEKFEPEWNMMYLVYSAPFDLIYLPGAMELVILP; from the coding sequence ATGCAAAACTTACTTTCTTCCATCAGGAATTATTCAAAAACGATATTACAAGTGGCTTTTGGCTTGTTGTGTGTCGTGCTGGGAATATATTTTATCAGACACGAACAATCTGAACTGCATAAGGTCTCTACCTCCATACAGGCGGCAGATCCTGTTTGGGTTGTAACCGGGTTATTGTTGCTGGCCGCTTTTGTGGTAGTTCAGGGAATGATGTATAAAGTGAGCTTTGCCGCCATTCGTCAAAATATAAAACTTTCCACGGGCATCTCTCTTTACCTTAAACGCAATCTGGTGAGTGTATTCCTTCCTGCCGGAATGCTTACCAATATGCTTTTTTTTAATGAGGAAGTAGAAAAGAAAGAAGGGGTAAGCAAAACGCAGACTTACTTTGCGTCTTCGATATTTTCCATTTGTTCGATTCTTTCGAGTGTGATTATTGGTATCCCGGCCTTAGGCTGGCTATTGATAAAGAGTAGTGTTTCCGGGAATTTAATTTGGGGAATGCTGCTAACCGTACTTATGCTGGCCGGGGTTTTTTTGATCGTAATAAATCTGGTTCAAAAAGGAAGGCTCTATCAGTTTCTCGCCAGAAAAGTGCCCGGGGTTGTTGAAAGAATTGATGAGCTGACTTCGGGCACAATGGATTTTCAAAAATTCTGGCAGGTTGTTGCGCTTTCTCTGGTTATAGAACTTATCGGCATTGCCCACCTCTATGTTGCGATAATCGCACTGGGTGGTACGCCTACAGGGGAAATGGCGATCATTGGCTATGCAATCGTTCTGCTATTGTTGATGAGTTCCCCCTTTTTAAGGGGTATTGGTGCTATTGAGGTGGCGCTAACTTATGCACTGACACTTTTTGGCCTTTCAACGGTCATGGCATTGTCTGTAGCTTTCCTGTTTCGATTTTTTGAATTTTGGTCAGTATTAGTACTGGGCGTATTTGCATTGGTAGCGCAAAGAGATAATCTGCTTGTGCGGATTTTGCCCGCTGTACTGATATTTTTTCTGGGGTTGGTAAATATTTTTTCTTCGCTCTCTCCTGCCGTGCCTGAAAGATTGAAACTCTTGTCAGAAGTGATTCCCCTCGATGCGATCCACGCTTCTACATGGCTGGTGTTGCTGGCGGGCCTCATGATGCTGGCAATTTCGATTTACTTGCTTCGCGGTTTGCGCAATGCATGGATACTTGCGCTGGTTTTGAGCGGATCGTCTCTTATCGCACACCTGACCAAGGGCATAGACTGGGAAGAAGCGACGTTGGCGCTGATTACCTTTGCCTCTCTTATCTATCAGCATAAACACTATTTTATTAAGCCAGACCTTAAGCTGGCAAAACGCAGCCTCATCCCCGGGCTAATCGCTGCGGTCACGGTCATACTGTTTGGAACCATTGGTTTTTATTTTCTGAACCCCAGGCACTTTAATGTCGAGTTTACTTTATGGGAAAGCTTTAAAGAGGCGGTAACAACCTTTTTCCTGCTGAATATTGATTTGTATCCCCGTACAGTGTTTGGTAAAGAGTTTCTCTATGGAATGCATATTCTGGGAGGAACAACAATGATATTTGTGATTTTCCTTTTATTGCGCCCGCTAGTCAGGCATCCCAGGAACACAGTCGAAGAAGAAAGGCAACGCGCACTCACACTGGTGGAAAAATACGGAAAAAGCAGCCTGGATTATTTCAAAACTTATCAGGATAAAAAATACTGGTTTAGCCCGGAAGTAGACGGGTTTATCTCGTTCAAAACTTCACGAAATTACGCCATCGTGCTCGAAAACCCGGTATGTGCAGATGATGCAGCCTTATCCGCGCTTGTTTTAGGATTTGATATCTGGTGTCGTCAGAACGGACTTCGCACTGCGTACTACCGCATTCCCGAAAGCAGTAAATCTGTGTATGAAAAATTGGGAAAAAAACTCATGCCCATCGGCGATGAGGCAGTAGTAAACCTGGAAACTTTCACTATACAGGGGAAAGATAAATCCGCAATTAGAAACGCAATCAACAAACTGAGTAAACAAGGTTATACCTTTCACGTCAATGAACCCCCGCAAAGTGGCGCATTTCTTCAACAACTCAGAGCCGTAAGTGATGGCTGGCTGAAGGATATGAAACGCACGGAAATTGTATTCTCTCAGGGGTTATTTGATGAAAATGAACTCAAACAACAGCAGATCCTCAGTCTGCAAAACCCCGAAGGAAAGATAGCGGGTTTTATCAATCTTATTCCTGATTATACATTGGGTGAAGCAAATTTTGACCTCATGCGGAAAACAGAAGACGCACCTAATGGAACCATGGATTTTCTTTTTGTAAGGATGTTTGAGCATCTCAGGGATATTGGATTTAAAAGTTGTAATATGGGCATGGTTCCCATGTCAGGTATTGATGAGCCCAAAAACTTACAGGAGCGGGTAATCAAGTTGGCGTATGAGCGAATTCACCAGTTCGGTCATTATAAAAACCTCCGTTCATTTAAAGAAAAGTTTGAACCTGAATGGAACATGATGTACCTGGTTTATAGTGCGCCATTTGATTTGATCTATTTGCCAGGAGCCATGGAACTTGTCATCCTGCCTTAA
- a CDS encoding DUF998 domain-containing protein, whose translation MNKKIAPVSSLILMGSIAFWIVFGMEFVLDFWFGVRFPGYDWLQQSISYLGQEGSPVEAEVRIWGFIFFGLFTLFAIALYLGFRPNKWAVAAAGMIFIYGLGEGIGSGYFPINPPGTPVTISSQLHNIFSGIGDAGLILFPFVIMRIYLKKDHLNFHRYIWIMIFMGVLLAALFLIAKYFQPDNIILYFKGLWQRLYLLNYYVFLFVISIKNLRNGRPSGSSDDSQTLL comes from the coding sequence ATGAATAAAAAAATCGCTCCGGTTTCCTCCCTGATACTTATGGGATCAATCGCATTTTGGATTGTCTTTGGGATGGAGTTTGTGTTGGATTTCTGGTTTGGTGTCAGATTTCCGGGATATGACTGGCTGCAGCAGTCGATCAGTTATCTGGGGCAGGAAGGAAGCCCGGTGGAAGCGGAGGTCCGAATATGGGGGTTTATTTTCTTCGGACTATTTACGCTTTTTGCTATTGCCCTTTACCTGGGTTTTCGCCCCAACAAATGGGCGGTGGCAGCAGCGGGAATGATCTTTATTTATGGTTTGGGGGAAGGTATCGGATCAGGGTATTTTCCTATTAACCCACCTGGTACCCCTGTCACAATATCTTCACAACTCCATAATATTTTTAGTGGAATCGGAGATGCCGGATTGATTTTGTTCCCTTTCGTTATTATGCGTATTTATTTGAAGAAAGATCATCTGAATTTCCACAGGTATATCTGGATAATGATCTTTATGGGGGTACTCCTGGCTGCTTTATTCCTTATCGCAAAATACTTTCAGCCTGATAATATAATTCTGTACTTTAAGGGCCTTTGGCAACGGCTGTACTTATTAAACTATTATGTATTCTTGTTTGTCATAAGCATAAAAAACCTGCGCAATGGAAGACCCTCTGGTTCTTCCGACGACTCACAGACTCTCCTTTGA
- a CDS encoding Nramp family divalent metal transporter codes for MPKSLEEVHSSVDTQKKGFFRKLLAFMGPAYLISVGYMDPGNWATDIAGGSRFGYALIWVLLMSNLMALLLQSLSTRLGIVSRRDLAQASKETYSPFVNFILYLLAEIAIAATDLAEVLGMAIGLQLLFGLPLLWGVLLTFLDTFVLLFFIHRGMKVMEAFILALISIIGIAFLLEMFFAKPDMSELVTGFIPSLPDKSALYIAIGIIGATVMPHNLYLHSSLVQSRKFSNGLAETKAALRFNFIDSAIALNLAFFVNAAILVLAAATFYKAGMYDVSEIQDAHRFLQPILGTKAAPIFFAIALIAAGQSSTLTGTLAGQVVMEGYLNLRIQPWLRRLITRTLAIGPAVLAIVIFGEAVTGEMLILSQVVLSLQLGFAIIPLIHFVSDRRRMGKLAIGPVVKILSWLVALIIVSLNVKLVLDEITTWISEAESPFILWITVVPLAISTGVLLLYVMLVPFVKSILQEPKLLLHSQPGNLSIFDKKQFLKIAVAIDFSDIDGETLRYAVSLGTKDSEYLLIHVVESAGAILLGDEIRDMETGKDAERLERYASEMISQGFKTQIHLGFGNPKTSIPHAVNDFGADLLVLGAHGHKLFKDLIFGTTVDSVRHNVKVPVFIVREED; via the coding sequence ATACCTAAATCGCTAGAAGAAGTCCATTCCAGTGTCGATACACAAAAGAAAGGTTTCTTTCGGAAACTGTTAGCTTTTATGGGGCCCGCTTACCTGATCAGTGTGGGCTATATGGATCCCGGCAACTGGGCTACTGATATAGCCGGAGGTAGTCGTTTTGGGTATGCGCTTATCTGGGTATTGCTGATGTCCAACCTCATGGCTTTGCTTTTGCAAAGTCTCAGCACCCGACTGGGTATCGTCAGCAGGCGCGACCTTGCCCAGGCATCAAAGGAAACCTACAGCCCATTTGTCAACTTTATCCTCTACCTGCTGGCCGAAATAGCCATTGCCGCTACCGACCTGGCGGAAGTATTGGGTATGGCTATCGGGCTTCAGCTACTTTTTGGTTTGCCTTTGCTCTGGGGCGTACTGCTTACTTTTCTCGATACATTTGTATTGTTGTTTTTTATTCACCGGGGAATGAAGGTCATGGAAGCTTTTATTCTGGCCCTCATCAGCATTATTGGTATTGCATTCTTATTAGAAATGTTTTTTGCAAAACCAGACATGAGCGAGCTGGTAACCGGTTTTATTCCCTCTCTTCCCGATAAGTCGGCATTATACATTGCGATTGGTATTATCGGTGCGACCGTCATGCCACACAACCTGTATCTTCACTCTTCACTGGTGCAGTCCCGCAAATTTTCCAATGGACTGGCAGAAACAAAAGCCGCACTCCGGTTCAATTTTATTGACTCTGCCATTGCGCTTAATCTGGCCTTTTTTGTCAATGCTGCGATTTTGGTTCTGGCGGCAGCTACCTTTTACAAAGCCGGGATGTATGATGTGTCAGAGATTCAGGATGCACACCGGTTTCTGCAACCGATTCTGGGGACAAAAGCTGCCCCCATTTTTTTTGCGATTGCTTTGATCGCGGCAGGACAAAGTTCGACGCTTACGGGCACACTTGCCGGACAGGTAGTCATGGAAGGGTACCTCAACCTGCGTATTCAGCCCTGGCTTCGCCGGCTGATCACCCGAACGCTCGCTATCGGACCGGCAGTACTGGCCATTGTGATTTTTGGTGAAGCGGTCACCGGGGAAATGCTGATACTCAGTCAGGTAGTACTTAGTTTACAGCTCGGATTTGCGATTATCCCGCTGATTCATTTTGTCAGTGACCGCCGTCGTATGGGCAAACTGGCAATCGGGCCGGTAGTGAAAATACTGTCGTGGCTTGTCGCACTGATCATCGTATCGCTCAATGTCAAACTGGTTTTGGACGAAATAACCACGTGGATATCCGAGGCTGAATCGCCATTTATTCTGTGGATTACTGTAGTGCCCCTTGCTATCAGTACAGGGGTTTTGTTGTTGTATGTCATGTTGGTGCCGTTCGTGAAATCCATCCTTCAGGAACCCAAATTGTTGTTACACTCACAACCGGGAAATCTGTCGATTTTCGATAAGAAGCAATTTTTGAAAATTGCGGTTGCCATTGACTTTAGTGATATTGATGGAGAAACCCTGCGTTATGCCGTTTCTCTTGGAACCAAAGATTCTGAATATTTACTCATTCACGTGGTGGAATCTGCCGGTGCGATTCTTCTTGGGGACGAAATACGCGATATGGAAACCGGAAAAGATGCGGAGCGGCTGGAGCGGTACGCGAGTGAGATGATTTCACAGGGCTTTAAAACACAGATACACCTGGGCTTTGGCAATCCCAAAACCAGCATCCCACATGCCGTAAATGACTTTGGCGCAGATCTGCTGGTACTCGGTGCTCATGGACACAAGCTGTTTAAAGATCTTATTTTCGGTACAACCGTAGACTCTGTACGGCATAATGTGAAAGTTCCTGTATTTATTGTCCGGGAGGAGGATTGA
- a CDS encoding FtsX-like permease family protein, which produces MKKSPSPPLWIQRFFRWYCNQSHQEHLEGDLFELFERNVKTHGLRRAKWYYFRHVIDLIRPFTLRRKSSSSTPFIYSDMFFHQLKTVLRNLRRNTTFTLINVSGLTLGMLVALIIFLKIGHDLNFDRQLKDANLIFRIVSDAENSYHSGIPGPIPALLQTHFPEIEAMTVIDCNFQLMVLTITDEKGQKKQFKEDLAAMVWPEYFDVFSYNWISGNPATALTEPHTAVIARSLANKFYGTEDVVGKSFTFNNETEIRITGVYDDPPLSTNFPYLLLLSKADDRIPDWLLPQWHAFAENFQLFVKINAHTDIDSLNTRMGGILQEFAPKEEDVKYSLRLQPVQQMHLDTRYYASGKSAISKTTLGALLLIAVFLLVSACINFVNLNTSLIFKRAKEVGLRKVLGSRDGHIFRFFMLETGVLVLIAFFISIALTPIVLKEGSFIIGETLSISLIQELNLFPWLFGFFVMVCLLAGLYPALLMSGINPVLALKNKVEKSYGRGMSLRKGLMVLQFSISQILIICMLVAMQQMRFFHNAPLGFDQTALVEVDMPAEGIEQLRRIKTVLAQHASIQSVCFSNNGAASDGYWQYNYAYFPPDTLQAATRGNANIKMVDNDYIRTYGIELLAGESFAVWDSLPAVIINEMLLRQIGMVTVSEALGQSLTVGDKKYQIQGVVKDFHTQSLHSAIKPTVLIPDVLNTTLGGIKIQGGNLTETIAYIQSTWEAEFPDNIFEYHFLDEKIAAFYESEKRVIRLFQISSMIAICIGALGLFGLISMIAAQRSKEIGIRKVLGAGIGNILAIFTKDFGWLLLIGFVIAAPLAAWAMQSWLADFAYRIPLQTGVFVLALITSVVVMLVSIGWKIFRVASMNPVDAIRDE; this is translated from the coding sequence ATGAAAAAGTCTCCTTCTCCTCCCCTGTGGATTCAGCGGTTTTTCCGCTGGTATTGCAATCAAAGTCATCAGGAACACCTGGAGGGGGACTTGTTTGAACTTTTCGAGCGAAACGTCAAAACTCACGGGTTGCGCCGCGCAAAGTGGTACTACTTCCGCCATGTGATTGATCTTATTCGCCCGTTTACGCTCCGCCGTAAATCCTCATCCTCTACCCCTTTTATCTATTCCGATATGTTTTTCCACCAGCTCAAAACTGTGCTTCGCAATCTGCGGAGAAATACGACCTTCACGCTTATCAATGTCTCCGGGCTCACTCTGGGGATGCTCGTGGCATTGATTATCTTTCTGAAGATTGGTCATGACCTCAACTTTGACCGCCAGTTGAAAGACGCCAACCTGATCTTCCGTATCGTATCTGATGCTGAAAATAGCTATCATTCGGGCATTCCAGGCCCCATTCCGGCTCTCTTACAAACGCATTTCCCCGAAATCGAAGCCATGACGGTCATTGACTGCAATTTTCAACTAATGGTACTCACCATCACCGACGAAAAAGGGCAGAAAAAACAATTTAAGGAAGACCTGGCTGCAATGGTATGGCCTGAGTATTTTGATGTATTTTCCTACAACTGGATTTCCGGAAACCCCGCGACTGCGCTGACCGAACCGCATACTGCTGTCATTGCCCGCAGCCTGGCCAATAAATTTTATGGAACAGAAGACGTAGTTGGAAAATCATTTACATTCAATAACGAAACAGAAATCCGAATCACCGGGGTATATGACGACCCGCCTTTGTCCACCAATTTTCCCTACCTCCTTCTTCTCTCTAAAGCTGACGACCGCATTCCAGACTGGTTGTTGCCACAGTGGCATGCCTTCGCAGAGAATTTCCAGTTGTTTGTAAAAATAAATGCCCATACGGATATCGACAGCCTGAATACCCGTATGGGCGGAATCCTGCAAGAATTTGCCCCCAAAGAAGAGGACGTGAAGTATTCGCTGCGCCTTCAGCCTGTACAGCAAATGCATCTTGATACGCGATACTATGCCTCCGGCAAATCCGCTATTTCGAAAACTACCTTAGGGGCTTTGCTGCTGATTGCCGTATTTCTGCTTGTATCAGCCTGTATCAATTTTGTCAATCTCAATACTTCTCTGATTTTTAAACGAGCGAAGGAGGTGGGATTGCGAAAGGTACTGGGCAGCAGAGACGGCCATATCTTTAGATTTTTTATGCTGGAAACAGGGGTTTTGGTTTTAATAGCTTTTTTCATTTCGATTGCACTTACCCCCATTGTGTTGAAAGAAGGAAGTTTTATTATCGGTGAAACGCTTTCCATTTCATTGATCCAGGAACTAAACCTGTTTCCCTGGCTTTTTGGTTTTTTTGTCATGGTTTGCCTTTTGGCCGGGCTTTACCCTGCCTTGCTCATGTCGGGAATAAATCCTGTACTGGCTCTGAAAAATAAAGTGGAAAAGAGCTATGGCCGGGGAATGTCGCTACGCAAGGGGCTGATGGTACTGCAGTTTTCCATCAGTCAGATACTGATCATCTGTATGCTCGTAGCAATGCAGCAAATGCGGTTTTTCCATAATGCACCATTAGGATTTGATCAGACTGCGCTGGTTGAAGTCGATATGCCCGCAGAAGGTATTGAACAGCTTCGACGAATAAAAACGGTGCTGGCGCAACATGCTTCGATCCAATCTGTTTGTTTTTCCAACAATGGCGCTGCTTCTGATGGTTACTGGCAGTACAACTATGCCTATTTTCCTCCTGACACACTACAGGCCGCAACCAGGGGAAATGCGAATATCAAAATGGTGGACAATGACTATATCCGTACCTATGGGATTGAATTGCTGGCGGGGGAATCATTTGCCGTTTGGGATAGTTTGCCTGCCGTGATCATCAATGAAATGCTTTTACGTCAGATCGGAATGGTTACTGTTTCAGAAGCGTTGGGGCAAAGTTTAACGGTAGGCGACAAAAAGTATCAGATTCAGGGAGTGGTAAAGGATTTTCATACACAATCCCTTCATTCTGCGATAAAGCCTACCGTGCTGATTCCTGATGTTTTGAATACAACATTAGGGGGAATCAAAATTCAGGGAGGAAACCTGACGGAAACCATTGCCTACATTCAGTCAACATGGGAAGCCGAGTTTCCCGACAATATATTTGAATATCACTTTCTGGATGAAAAAATCGCGGCCTTTTATGAAAGCGAAAAACGCGTTATACGTTTGTTTCAGATTTCTTCAATGATTGCAATCTGCATAGGTGCTTTAGGATTATTTGGGTTGATATCGATGATTGCGGCACAGCGGAGCAAAGAGATCGGAATCCGCAAAGTACTGGGTGCGGGTATCGGAAATATTCTGGCCATTTTTACGAAGGATTTTGGTTGGCTGCTTCTGATTGGGTTTGTGATTGCAGCACCATTGGCAGCGTGGGCCATGCAAAGCTGGTTGGCAGATTTTGCCTATCGCATACCTTTACAGACAGGAGTTTTTGTTCTTGCCCTTATAACTTCCGTAGTTGTGATGCTTGTCAGCATCGGTTGGAAGATATTTCGGGTTGCATCTATGAACCCCGTCGATGCGATCAGAGATGAGTAA
- a CDS encoding PadR family transcriptional regulator, which translates to MHNYLGQFEELVLLTVAMLGEDAYGVAIKDQLEAHTGNSASIGALHAALDRMERKGFLVSTTGGTTAERGGRRKRYFSVTNLGKDALREARTMRESLWENLPPHFAID; encoded by the coding sequence ATGCATAATTATCTCGGCCAATTTGAAGAACTCGTTTTACTCACTGTAGCTATGCTCGGGGAGGATGCCTATGGTGTGGCGATCAAAGACCAGTTGGAAGCCCACACGGGAAACAGTGCCAGCATCGGCGCACTCCACGCTGCGCTTGACCGCATGGAACGAAAAGGGTTTCTGGTTTCGACCACCGGCGGCACGACAGCCGAGCGCGGGGGCAGGCGAAAACGCTATTTTTCTGTCACCAATCTTGGCAAAGATGCGCTCCGGGAAGCCCGGACTATGCGCGAATCTCTCTGGGAAAATCTTCCGCCTCATTTTGCGATTGACTAG